In a genomic window of Molothrus ater isolate BHLD 08-10-18 breed brown headed cowbird chromosome 17, BPBGC_Mater_1.1, whole genome shotgun sequence:
- the EIF6 gene encoding eukaryotic translation initiation factor 6 — MAVRASFENNNELGCFAKLTNAYCLVAIGGSENFYSVFEGELFGTIPVVHASIAGCRIIGRMCVGNRHGLLVPSSTTDQELQHIRNSLPDSVRIQRVEERLSALGNVTTCNDYVALVHPDLDRETEEILADVLKVEVFRQTVADQVLVGSYCVFSNQGGIVHPKTSIDDQDELSSLLQVPLVAGTVNRGSEVIAAGMVVNDWCAFCGLDTTSTELSVIESIFRLNEAQPSTIATNMRDSLIDSLT, encoded by the exons ATGGCGGTCCGCGCCAGCTTCGAGAACAACAACGAGCTGGGCTGCTTCGCCAAGCTCACCAACGCCTATTGCCTCGTGGCCATCGGCGGCTCCGAGAACTTCTACAG CGTGTTCGAGGGGGAGCTCTTCGGGACCATCCCGGTGGTTCACGCCTCCATCGCCGGCTGCCGCATCATCGGGAGGATGTGTGTGG GGAACAGGCACGGGCTGCTGGTGCCGAGCAGCACGACagaccaggagctgcagcacatccGGAACAGCCTCCCCGACTCCGTGCGCATCCAGCGCGTGGAGGAGCGGCTCTCGGCCCTGGGCAACGTCACCACCTGCAACGACTACGTGGCTCTGGTGCACCCGGACCTGGACAGG GAGACAGAAGAGATCCTGGCAGATGTGCTGAAGGTGGAGGTGTTCAGACAAACAGTAGCAGACCAGGTGCTGGTTGGAAGTTACTGTGTGTTCAGTAACCAGGGAGGAATCGTGCACCCCAAGACTTCGATCGATGACCAGGATGAGCTCTCTTCTTTGCTGCAGGTCCCACTTGTG GCGGGCACGGTGAACCGCGGCAGCGAGGTGATCGCCGCGGGGATGGTGGTCAACGACTGGTGCGCCTTCTGCGGGCTGGACACCACCAGCACCGAGCTCTCCGTCATCGAGAGCATCTTCAGGCTCAACgaggctcagcccagcactaTCGCCACCAACATGAGGGATTCCCTCATTGACAG CCTGACATGA